CACCAGCCGCACCCGGCTGACGCCCTGCAGGAGGATGTTGTAGCGCCCGTCCTCCACCTGCTCGTCCCACACGATGACGCCCGCGCACAGCATGGGCTGCAGGGTGGGCCGGCCCTCGTACGAACCCTCCCACCCCGTCTCCAGCTGGCCCAGCGCCAGGACGCGGTCGGTGGCGAGCGCGTCCCGGACCAGGTCCCGGTAGCGGGGTTCAAAGATGTGCAGGGGGATGACGGTGTGGGGAAACAGGACCGCCGACGGCAACGGAAAGACCTTCAGCGCACTGGCGGCGCGTTCCACGCGTTCTTGAGCGGTCATGGTTGGGGCACCCTTTCCACGTTGTAAGCCCGCGGGACACGGGTCGCATTCCAATCAAGCAGGCATCCTGGACGGGTCTCCCGCTGGCAAGGGCCCCGGGTTCCGCTAGGGTGCGCCGCCGCATGTCTTCAATCGACCCGTCCGTTCCGCCCCCCCAGACCCCTCCGGCCCCGACCGTGGCTCCCGCCGACGCGCCCAAGGTGTCCTGGTATCGCCGGCTGTACCTGCGCGTGGAAGCCGCCGCCTCCACGCCCCACGCGCTGGCCACGATGGTGGCGGTGTCCGTGGTGGACGGGTCCGTCTTCCCCATCCCGCCCTTCGCCATCCTGATTCCCATGGTGCTCGCCCAGCCGAAGAAGTGGGTGCGCTACTGCCTGCTGGGCACCCTGGCGAGCCTGGTGGGCGGCCTCATCGGCTACGGGCTGGGCGCGTTCGTGGGGGAGGGCATCACGCAGCTGTTGAACATCGACCTGGACGTGCGCGTGGACCGCTTCGGCGTGTCCGGCACGGTGGGCGAGCTGCTGGGGCGCAACTTCTGGGTGCTGGCGCTGCTGTGCTCCATCCTGCCCACGCCGTTCAAGATCGTCGCCATTGGCAGCGGGCTGGTGTCCGTGCCGCTGGAGCAGTTCCTGGTGGCGTCCGTCATCGGCCGCTCGGTGCGCTTCTTCCTGGTGGGCAGCGTGGTGCGCTTCTTCGGGCCCACCGCGCGCAAGTGGCTGCGCGTCTGACGCGCTAGCCTCGGCGCGCGCCGCCCACCGCGCCCCGCGCCGCCACCTCCGGAGGCCCGCCGCCCGCCAGCGTGGCCTCCACCGTGGCCAGCAGCACGTCCGGGCGCACGGGCTTCTCCAGCACGCGGTTGGCCACCGTCTCCACGAAGACGCGCCCCTCCGGGGAGGACGCGCCGCCGGAGATGAACACCAGCCGGGACACCAGCGCGGGCGCCTGGGCCACCAGCCGCCGGTACACCGCGATGCCGTCCATGCCCGGCATCTGCAGGTCGCACAGCACCACGTCGAAGGACTCGCCCTGCCCCACCCGCGCCAGCGCGGCCTCGCCGTCCGTGACGATGACGACGTCGTGGAAGGGCTCCAGCAACAGGCGCATGGACTGCGCCAGCCGGGGCTCGTCGTCCACGATGAGCACCCGTCCCCGCCGCCCACAGGAGGACGCCGGGAGCCCGGCCTCCTCCGCCTCCGCGCCGCGAGCGGCCTGACGGGAGGAGGACGCCATCACCGGTGAGGGCCCCGCGCTCCGCACGGTCGCGGGCGGAAGCAGCAGCGTGAAGGTGGCCCCCTGTCCCGGCACGCTGTGCACGCGCAGCTCGCCGCCGTGCGCGCGGATGATCTGATGGCAGATGGCGAGCCCCAGGCCGGTGCCCTCCTCGTTGCCCTTGGTGGTGAAGAACGGGTCGAAGATGCGCGGCAGCACGTCCGGGGGGATGCCCCCGCCGGTATCCTCCACCTCCACGCAGGCGTGGCCGGTCGCGTCCGTGCGGGTGCGCACGCGCACCTCGTGGCGGCCGGGGTCGCCCTCCGGGATGGCCTGCATGGCGTTCACCAGCAGGTTGAGCAGCACCTGCCCCAGCCGCGCCTCGCTGCCCAGCACCCGGGGCACCTTCCCGAACGACTCCACCAGCCGCGCGCGGGGCCTGAGCGCGTGCAGCACCACGCGCACCGCGGGCGGCACCAGCGCGTTCAGGTCCACCAGCCCGTGCTCGGGGGACTCCTCGCGGCTGAACACCCGCAGGTCCCTCACGATGAGGCGGATGCGCTCGGCGCCCTCCTGCGCCCCGCGCACGCTGCCCAGCGCGTCGCGCACGCCCGCGGGGGCCCCGGCGCCCTCTGCCGCGAGGCTGCGCTGGGCGGCCTCCAGGTTCAGCGCCAGGTAGGCCAGCGGGTTGTTGATTTCATGGCCCACGCCCGCGGCCAGCGTGCCCACGGCGGCCACGCGCTCGGCGGCCACCAGCCGCGCCTGGAGCTCCTTCGTCGCGGTGACGTCGCGGTGGGTGGCCACGAAGTGCGTCACGGCCTCGCCATTGGCGCGCACCGGGGACAGCTGCATCTCGCTCCAGACGCGCGTGCCGTCCGGCCGCTGCAGCACCACCTCCGCGCGCAGCGAGCGCTCCTCGCGCAGCGCATCCTCCAGTTGGCGCGGTTCGCTGACGTCGGGCGACGCCAGCAGCGCCCCGGGCGCGGTGCCCACCAGTTCCTCGCGTCGCCGGCCCACCAGCGCGCACAGGGCCTCGTTGACGAACACCGTGTTCAGCACGCCCGGCTCGCGCACCTCGCAGATGAGCACGCCTTCGTGCACCGCGCGCACGGTGGTGGCGAGCAGCTCCAGCATCTCCACCGCCTCGCGGCGCTCGGCGCGCGCGGCCGCGAGCAGCAGGCCCGTCAGCGAGGTGATGCCGATGAAGAGCTGGAGCACCACCAGCCCGCGCGGCAGCAGGTCCACCGTGTAGAACGGCCCCAGCCCCCGCGCCGTGCCGGCGATGGCCGCCAGCGCGATGAACAGCGACGACAGCGCCGCGCCCCGGGGCCCGCAGCGCAAGGCCGCCCAGGCCGACAGCGGGAAGAGCAGGAACGTCAGCGCGTGCGCCTGACCGGAGCCCGGCTGAGGGAAGGCGAAGACGCCCACGCACACCGCCACCATCGTCGCCGGCAGCACCCACGTCTCCCACGTCCAGTTCCAGCGCGCGCGCCAGGACCCGAACAGCAGCAGCAGCGGCGGCGTCACCAGCACCATGCCCAGCAGGTTCGACATCCACCACAGCCACGCGGAGGCCGCCCACTGCGCGTGGGGCACCAGGCCCCCCAGCACCAGGCTCAGCGAGCCCAGCCCGGAGCCCAGCAGCGCGCACAGCGCGGCCCCGCCGCCCAGCCACACGACGTCGCGCACGCGGTGCAGCTCCCGCGAGCACGCCACCCGGCGCAGCAGCAGGGCCCCCAGCACGGCCTCCAGCGTGGCCCCGGCGGCGACGCCCAGGCCCACCAGGGGGGACACGTCCAGCGCGAGCGCCACCGTCCACGCGCCCAGGAGCACCGCGGGCCAGCGCGACACGCCCCACAGCAGCAGCCCCCCCAGCGCCACGCCCGACGGCAGCCAGACGGCGCTGATGTGGCTGCCCTCCGCGGCCAGCGACAGGCCGGCGCGCGCGGCCGCGAGGTAAACGCCCGCGAGCGCGATGACCTCCACCAGGCCTCCACCCTGGAGCGCCGCCGCCACACGGGCCTGATGCCGAGCTTGGATGGTCACTCCCCCCGTCGTTCCAGGCCTGGACACCGCGACCCCAGGGCCGGAAGAACATGCGTCATGCTAGCGGGGACGGCGAAGCGTTGCACCCCACCCCACAGGCCGACTGCCGGGCAGGCAGGAGGGCGTCACGGCCGGCGGTGCACGGGGGATGCAATGGGGGGCACACCGGGACGTATCAGGGGGCAAGGAGGAACGAATCCATGTCGCGTCCCGGTCTTGCTGCGCTGTTGTCGTTCTTCATCCCTGGCGTGGGGCAGATCTACAACGGAGACATCCTGCGGGGCGTCTTCTGGCTCATCATCACCCCCGGCTTCTGGCTGGGCACGGGCGGCCTGCTGGGCTGGGTGTGCCACATCATCGCCGCGGCCACGGCCTACAACCGCGCGGAGGACCGCGAGCGCCTGCGCTACGGCGCTGGCTGAGCCCCTCGCCGGACATGAAAAAGGGGCCTTCCAGCCCCCTCCCTGCCGCCGCCCCGGCGCCTTCACAGGCCGGGGCGGTTTTTCATGCGCACCGCATCAGTCGTTGAACGCATCAGGCAGCGGCTGCGGCCCGGGGATGATGCCGGCGATGTCCGGATCAACGTCACCGGCAACGCGCTCGGGACGCTGATCCTTCTCCGTCTTGCGCTCGGCCTTCTTGGTGTCCTTCTCGCGCTGCTTCTGCTGGCGCGCCATTTCCTTCTGCCGCTTCGTGGACCTTCCCTGCATGGGACCTCCCGGGAAAAATTGGCGAATAAAGAGGCCCGGCCTCGTTAAGGCCGGACCTCGTGGGTGAGTGAAGAGCAGCCGAGCCGGAAGGCTCAGACCGGACGGACGTTCTCCGCCTGCAGACCCTTGGGGCCCTTCTTCACTTCGAACTCCACCTTCTGGCCCTCGGCCAGGCTGCGGAAGCCATCCGCCACGATCGCCGAGTGGTGGCAGAACACATCCGGCCCACCACTGTCCTGCGTGATGAAACCGAAGCCCTTCGCATCATTGAACCACTTCACCGTACCGCTTGCCATAATCTGCTTCCTTGTCCCACTGGCAGGCAGGCTTCATCGCCAGCCCGCCCGCCCCTGCATTCGGGGCCTAGACGGCGCCTTAACCCTGAACAGGCATGAAGTCGAGCCGGGAACCACTCCCGTCCTGGCTTCACGCCGTCGAAGGTAACAACCCGGGTCGTGCGGTGAAACGCCTTCTCGGGCCGGTCCATTTCCCGCTGGCTGACGCTCCGGCCAGCCAGGAGTGACACCCCCAAGGGGCCCGGGTGTTGAGGAATAGTTTCCGCCCCTGAACACTTCCACTCCGACGTGTCCTATCCTGGGGCCGCCCATTCCACCCTGTCGTTCCGAACCCTGAGGCGAACCCCCCCGTGACCAATCCCACCCGTGTGACCTTCGGCCAGCGCGATGCGTCCTTCGCGGAGGACCTCAAGCGTCGGGTCTCCGAATACTTCGAGACCCGGAACCTGTCCCAGCGGGCCAACGGCGCCATGTACGTGAAGGCCCTGGCCATCCTGGGCTTCACCTTCGGCGTCTACGGGCTGCTGCTGTCGGGGTGGTTCGGTCCGTGGGCCATGCTGGGGCTGGCGGTGCTGATGGGCGTGGGCATCGCGGGCATCGGCTTCTGCGTGGGCCACGACGGCGTGCACGGCTCCTACAGCGACAACGCGCGGGTGAACTCCGTGGTGGGCCTGGCGTTCGACCTCATCGGGGCGAACAGCTACATGTGGCGCATCACCCACAACGTCCTGCACCACACGTACACGAACATCCAGGACATGGACGAGGACCTGACGGTCAGCCCGCAGCTGCGGCTGTCGCCGCATTCCGAGTGGAAGCCGTACCACCGGGCGCAGCACCTGTACGCGTTCCTGGCCTACTCGCTGACGACCGTCTTCTGGGTGTTCGCCAAGGACTACAAGTACTTCTTCCAGAAGGACCTGGGCCCCTACAAGGACAAGAAGCACGCGCCGGCCGAGTGGGCGCGCCTCATTGGCATGAAGGCCGTGTACTACGGCTGGACGCTGGTGATTCCGTGGATGGTCCTGAACGTCACCTGGTGGCAGTTCGCGGTGGGCCTGCTCGCCATGCACATGACCGCGGGCTTCATCCTGGGCATCGTCTTCCAGCTGGCCCACATCGTGGAGGACACCGCCTTCCCCCTGCCGGACCCGAACGGCACGGTGGAGGACGCGTGGATGGTGCACCAGCTGCGCACCACGGCGAACTTCGCCCGCAAGAACCGGCTGCTGAGCTGGTACGTGGGCGGGCTCAACTACCAGATCGAGCACCACCTGTTCCCCAAGGTGTGCAGCATCCACTACCCGGCGCTGAGCGAAATCGTGCAGGCCACCGCGAAGGAGCACGGCCTGCCCTACCCGGAGTCGGAGACCTTCCTGGGCGCGGTGGGTTCGCACTACCGGATGCTCAAGCAGCTGGGCCGCGCGCCGGCGGCCGCCACCGAGCCGAAGCTGGCCGTGGCCGCCTGATCCACCGTCAGCGGCGGTGAAGCACCCGGGGCCGTCCTCCTTCATGGGAGGCGGCCCCTTCGCTTTGCGGGGCCCCTAAGGCCCCGGGCGGGGGCTCAGGCGCTGCGCAGCGCGGCCAGCAGGTCCGCCGCCGAGGACACGACGGCCTTCGCCCCGTGCGCCTCCAGCTCCGCCGGCCGGAAGCCCCAGGTGACGCCCACGCCGTACATGCCCGCCGCCTTCGCGGTGTCCATGTCCACGGAGGTGTCCCCCACGAAGCCGCACGCGGCGGGCGCCACGCCCAGCTCCGCCGCCAGCGCCAGCGCCGCCGTGGGGTCCGGCTTGCGGGGGATGCCCGGCCGCTCCCCATACACGGCCGCGAAGGACACCCCGGGCAGGAGCCGCGCGGCCAGCCGCTTCACGAAGTCGTCGGACTTGTTGCTGAGCACGCCCAGCCGCACGCCGTCCGCCGCGAGCGCCTGGAGCACGTCCACCACGCCCGGGTAGGGGCGCGTGCGGTCGAACAGGTGCGCGTCATAGTGGCCGTGGTAGGTGGCCAGCACCCGGCCCTGGAGCGCGGGGTCCGCCCCGCCGGTGGCCCGGTGCGCGAGCTGCGACACGCCCTCCCCCACGAAGCGCAGGTAGGCGGCCTCCGGGTGCGGGGGCAGGCCGTGCTGCTCCAGGGCGTGGTTCATCGCCGCGGCGATGTCCCCCAGCGAGTCCACCAGCGTCCCATCCAGGTCGAAGAGCACGGCGCCAAGGGGCATGACGAAAGAGGCCTTTCTTCAAAACGAGAACGCCCCGACCCACGAAGGGGTCAGGGCGTCCGGTGATTCAGGAGCGGAGCGTTGAAGCCTAGTGCGCGAGGGCGGCGGTCTTCTCACCACCGGCCTGGATGACGGCGAAGTTGATGTTGTTGTAGCCCGCCGTGGCGCAGCTGAACATCACGCGCTTGATGACCTTGAACTGAACGTCCTTGTTGGCCTGGATGTTCACGTCACCCTTGAAGGTCTCCGTGCCACCCGCCATGGAGTGGAGGTCCTCGAACTGCTTCTTCATGTCCCGCAGCTTCTCTTCCAGCGCGGGGATGTTGAGGTACTCGTCCTTGGTGAGGTCCTCCACCCGGCCGACGATGGTGCCCGACACGCTGACCTGGTCGTTGGACACCATCACCACCGGGTGCATCTCCACTTCCTTCACGTTGACCGCTTCGGGAAGGACGATGTCCTTGGTCATCATCAGCACCTCGCCCGTCGCGGAGAAGTTCGCGATGAGGAAGAGCACGATGATGACGAACATGTCGACGAGAGGCGTGATGAGCAGATCCGCGTTCCCGTTCTTCTTGCCGTGCCCACCGCCGTGGCCAAAGACCTTGGAGTGCTCCAGCCGCTTGCCGTACCGCTTGCCCGGAACCTTGATACCCATGGCTTGAAGTGCTCCTGTTAGCCCATCGCCGCGGACACGGACACCTGGGGCAACCCAGAGCCAATGCACTCGTCGATGATGCGAACCAGGTCCTCGTAGCGGACCAGGTCCTCGGTCTGGAGGGTGATGGCGGCCTGATCCGGCAGCTGCGCCTTCAATTCCTTGAAGCGCGCCACCAGCTTGGTCAGGTCCGGCCGGCCCTTGTCATCCCGGGTGAGGGGAATGGGGTCGAAGGCGCTCTGGTCGGCGGTGAGCCGCATCTCCGTGGGAGACACCAGGAGGGTGAGCTGGACCGTCTTGGTCTTCTCCTCCTCCTGCTGCTCGTCCGAAGAGGCTCCGCCGGCCTGCGACACCTGGAGACGGCCGATCTGGGTCCAGACCGCCGTCATGATGAGGAAGCTGATGGTCACTGCCATCAGGTCGATGAAGGGCACCATGTTGATGGCGGTGTCGAGTGGCTTCTTGCCACCCTTCCCACCTGTGCCCAGATCCATTCCGCCGGCCATGGCGACTACCTCCCTGCTCTACCGCGCTCTTCGCGCACGAACGACGTTTCAAGAAGACTCTGGGAACGGACGCGACTGTCTGGGTCCACCACTTCGGGGCTACCAGACAGCGCGCCGGTGCATCCGGTTCCAACCTGGCGCTGCTTGAGGAGGACTACTCCTCGGCGTGCGCGTGGGCGGCGGCCGGGATGTTCAGGTTCTTGAACTTGTCGCGGTTGGCCACGATGAGGTTCAGCACGGAGACGCTGGTCTCATTGATGTCGTTGATGATGCCCTGGGTGCGGCCCATCAGCACGGAGAAGGCCACCAGCGCCGGGATGGCGGTCAGCAGACCGAAGCCCGTGCAGTTCATGGCTTCAGAAATACCGTTCGCGAGAATGGTCGCCTTGTCGGCCGGGTTCACGTTCGCCACGGCCTCGAAGCAGGTGATGAGACCGTTCACCGTCCCGAGCAGGCCGGCGAGCATGGCCGCGTTGCCGAGCATCGCCAGGTAGCCCGTGCGCGCCTCCAGCTTCGGCGTCTCACGCAGGCTGGCCTCGTCGAGCGCCGCCTGGACCTCTTCCTGGCCCTTGGGGACGTTCATCAGGCCGGCCTTGACGACGTTCGTCAGCGGCGTGTTCTTCTGGCCGGCCACGTAGTTGATGGCCTTGTCCAGGTCGCCCGCGTAGATGTGCTTCTTCAGCCCGCGCAGGAAGCCTTCCTTGTTGATGGAAGCCTTGCCGAACAGGACGATGCTGCGCTCGATGATGATGGCGAGCGCCACCACGAGGCACAGCGCGATGGGGTACATGCCCGCCTGACCGGACTCCCAGCGGCGACCCAGCTCCTGCATGAACGTCTCATTGCTGCCGCCTGCGTTGGCAAGAATGGACAGATTGGTCACAAACCCCAGGTTCATCACTGATGGCCTCCAAATGGGCGGCGAGACTCGCGCTTGCGAGCCGTTCCGGATTGCTTCCAACCGGGTGGACATCCACCCAGGCCGTCAGCAGGAATAAGGGATCACGGTGGCGCGAGTCTAGGAACCGCTTCCGGACGTGTCAAGGCAGGCACCCCCAGCGTTAGTTACTGAAATCTCACAGGAATTTTGCGTTGGCGCGCGGCTTGCCAAGCCGCTGCACAGGCCGCAGCCGAGCCCTTTCCAGCGGCTTCCGCCCCAACCGTGCCAGCGATTTGGGGGCTCCTGGAGGCCGTGCTAGGGCGGGAAACCATGGCCAGGAAGCGCATCGGGGAGCTGCTGGTGGAACAGGGCGCGATCACGCCCGCCCAGCTTGAGGCAGGACTCACGGCCCAGCGGCAGACGCGGCAGCGGCTGGGGGTGACGCTCATCGGGCAAGGCGCCATCACGGAGGCGACGCTCGCCCAGGCGCTGAGTGAAGCGCTGGGGATGCCCCAGGTGGACCTGGCGGCGATCACACCGGACTGGGCGGCGGTGCACCTGCTGCGCGCGCGCTTCTGCGAACAGCACGACCTGTTCCCCTTCGCGTTGGAGAGCGTGGGGGGCCGGCGCCAGCTGGTGGTGGCCATGGCGGATCCGCTCAACCTCACCGCCATTGAAGAGATTGAGTTCACCAGCGGCCTGAAGGTCAGCGGCCGGGTGACGGCGCTGTCCGCCGTGCGCGGCGCCATCCTGCGCTACTACCACAAGGTGCCCGTGGCGGCCGGCCCCAGGGCAGGGGCGACGGGCCCGGCGCCTGCAAGGCCTGCAAGGCCCGCTCCGCCGCCCGCGCGCGCGCCGGTGCCGGTGGACGACGACGAGGAGGTCATCGTCGGGGAGGAGCTGCCGGCGTCGGAGAAGACGCAGCGCACGTCGCTGGCGGACCTCATCCGCGAGCGCGAGGAGCAGGCGAAGCGCCGCCGGGGTGGCGGCGCGGGCACGGCCGCGGCGGGAGAGAAGCCCAAGGCGCCCGCGGGCGGCGTGCTGGACGACCTGGACTACCTCTTCGGGCAGGCGGCGCGCGAGGAGCCGGACCGGCTGGAGGAGCTGGAGCGCCGCTTCTGGGCGCTGATGCGCATCATGGCGCGCAAGGGCCTGCTGACGAACGAGGAGTTCCGGCGCGAGCTGGATGACGAGGCCGGCGAGGGCTGAAGCTCCCCCCGCGCGGCCCCTGGCCACCGCGCCCTCAGTCCACGGCCAGCGGCAGCCGCACGGTGAAGGTGGTGCCCTGCCCCACCGTGCTCTCCACGCTGAGCCGGCCGCCGTGGTTCTCCACGATGCCCTGGCAGATGGAGAGGCCCAGGCCTGTGCCGCGGCCTTCCGGCTTGGTGGTGAAGAAGGGCTCGAAGATGCGCGACAGGTTGCGCGGTTCGATGCCGGTGCCGGTGTCGCGCACGCGCACCACCGCCTCCTGCCCCTCCTGCGCGGTGACGAGGTGCACGGCGCCGCCCGGCGGCATCGCGTGGCAGGCGTTGGTGATGAGGTTGACGAACACCTGCACCAGGTTGGCGCGCACGGCGGCCAGCGGGGGCACGTCGCCCGCGTACTCGCGGTGCACGGTGACGCGCGCCTGGGACACGACGTGCTCGCAGAAGCCCACCGCCATGTCCACGACGGCGTTGAGGGCCACCCGCTCCGGCCGGTCCTGCGCGGGCCGCGCGTAGCTCACCAGGTCGCGGGTGAAGCGCAGGATGCGGTGGCTGCTCTCCAGAATCTTGCGCAGCTTCTCCTGGTCCGCCGGGTTCGCGCCCGGCGTCAGGCGCGAGCGCTGGAGCAGCGCGTCCGCGTAGGTGGCCACCGCCGTCATGGGGTTGTTGATTTCATGCACCACGCTGGCCGCGAGCTGCCCGATGGAGGCCAGCTTCTCCGCGTGGATGATGCGCTTCTCCAGCTCCTTCACCACCGTGACGTCCTGGCCAATGGCGATGACGCCCTCCACCTCCCCCGGCTGGGTGAGCATGGAGGAGGTGGCGAAGGACACGCGCACCTCGCCGCCCTCGCGGGTGAGCAGGCGCGTCTCGAAGTTGTTCACGGACTCGCCGCGCATGGCCGCCGCCAGCACGGGGGCCAGGCGCAGCTGCTCGCTGTCCGCCACCAGCGAGGACAAATCCCTGCCCAGCACCTGCTCCTTGGCGAGGCCGGTGAGCGCGCTCAGCGCCTGGTTGAAGACCACCACCTGCTTGTCCCGGTTCACCACCAGGATGAGCGCGTTGGCCTTCTCCAGCAGCTCCTCCAGGTACTTGCGCACGAACGTCAGCTCGTCGATGAGCTTGGCGTTCTTCACCGCCACGGCGACCTGGGAGGCCAGCTGGAGCAGCACGCGCTCGTCGTGCGCGATGTCCGCGTCCAGGCCGTCCGGGTACTCCATGTTGATGGCGCCGAAGAGCTGGCCGCTGGCAACCAGCGGGGCGCTCACCGCGCGGGTGCTGCCGTGGAAGAGCAGCGGCACCTCTTCGGAGATGGACACCCGGCCCTGCGGCAGGGCGGAGAGCGCCAGGTTCGTCTTCTCCACCGAGCGCTGGAAGAGCACCAGCGGTTCGTGCGCGCCCTCCTTGAGCCGGCCTTCGGCGTAGAGCGACGTGAGCCCGCCGGTGCGCGCATCCACGATGCGGATGCAGAAGGAGCGGCTGGGAAACAGCTCCTTCACCCCGCGCGCCACCGCGGCCACCAGCTCCTCCTCGCCGCCCACCTCCGCCACGCTGCGGCCCAGGTCCAGCAGCACGCCCTCGGTGCGCGCCTGCTCCAGCAGGGCCCGCTCCGCCACCACCAGCCGGCCGCTGATGACCTCCGTGTCCACGCGGGCGCGCACCGCCACGGTGTCCGCCTTGCGCGACAGGGTGAGCACCAGCGACGTGCCGCTCGCCAGCACCAGGTCCACCTCGTGGGACTGGCCGTCCTCCGGGGCGCTGGCGCCCGCCAGGGCCTCCTCCACGTCGTCCACGCCCATGCCGTGCGACTCGCAGAAGCGGCGCAGCGCGGGGTTCACGGCCGCGACGCGCAGGGCGGCGTCACAGATGGCCGCGGGCTCGTCCAGCGCGTCGAAGAAGGCCTGGAAGGCGTCGGGAGTCGGGGTCCCGGGCGGGCGCACGGCGCGGACCTCACTCTTCATGGGACGTCGCCTTGTCCAGGTCGAGGATCTGCTGCGCCCCCACGTACGACTTCGTCTCGTAGCGGGTGATCTTCCCGATCTTCCGGACGATCTCCGCCATGCGCTCCGCCTCGCGGTAGATGATGTCCACCGGCCTCCAGGCGAAGTCGTCCTCCTTGAGCTTGCGCTTGAGCAGCTCCGCGTAGCCCATCACGGAGGTGAGGGGCTGGTTGAGCTCATGGGCCGCGGTGCCGGCGAGCGCG
The DNA window shown above is from Corallococcus soli and carries:
- a CDS encoding MASE1 domain-containing protein — its product is MQARHQARVAAALQGGGLVEVIALAGVYLAAARAGLSLAAEGSHISAVWLPSGVALGGLLLWGVSRWPAVLLGAWTVALALDVSPLVGLGVAAGATLEAVLGALLLRRVACSRELHRVRDVVWLGGGAALCALLGSGLGSLSLVLGGLVPHAQWAASAWLWWMSNLLGMVLVTPPLLLLFGSWRARWNWTWETWVLPATMVAVCVGVFAFPQPGSGQAHALTFLLFPLSAWAALRCGPRGAALSSLFIALAAIAGTARGLGPFYTVDLLPRGLVVLQLFIGITSLTGLLLAAARAERREAVEMLELLATTVRAVHEGVLICEVREPGVLNTVFVNEALCALVGRRREELVGTAPGALLASPDVSEPRQLEDALREERSLRAEVVLQRPDGTRVWSEMQLSPVRANGEAVTHFVATHRDVTATKELQARLVAAERVAAVGTLAAGVGHEINNPLAYLALNLEAAQRSLAAEGAGAPAGVRDALGSVRGAQEGAERIRLIVRDLRVFSREESPEHGLVDLNALVPPAVRVVLHALRPRARLVESFGKVPRVLGSEARLGQVLLNLLVNAMQAIPEGDPGRHEVRVRTRTDATGHACVEVEDTGGGIPPDVLPRIFDPFFTTKGNEEGTGLGLAICHQIIRAHGGELRVHSVPGQGATFTLLLPPATVRSAGPSPVMASSSRQAARGAEAEEAGLPASSCGRRGRVLIVDDEPRLAQSMRLLLEPFHDVVIVTDGEAALARVGQGESFDVVLCDLQMPGMDGIAVYRRLVAQAPALVSRLVFISGGASSPEGRVFVETVANRVLEKPVRPDVLLATVEATLAGGGPPEVAARGAVGGARRG
- a CDS encoding cold-shock protein — protein: MASGTVKWFNDAKGFGFITQDSGGPDVFCHHSAIVADGFRSLAEGQKVEFEVKKGPKGLQAENVRPV
- a CDS encoding MotA/TolQ/ExbB proton channel family protein; translated protein: MNLGFVTNLSILANAGGSNETFMQELGRRWESGQAGMYPIALCLVVALAIIIERSIVLFGKASINKEGFLRGLKKHIYAGDLDKAINYVAGQKNTPLTNVVKAGLMNVPKGQEEVQAALDEASLRETPKLEARTGYLAMLGNAAMLAGLLGTVNGLITCFEAVANVNPADKATILANGISEAMNCTGFGLLTAIPALVAFSVLMGRTQGIINDINETSVSVLNLIVANRDKFKNLNIPAAAHAHAEE
- a CDS encoding ExbD/TolR family protein translates to MAGGMDLGTGGKGGKKPLDTAINMVPFIDLMAVTISFLIMTAVWTQIGRLQVSQAGGASSDEQQEEEKTKTVQLTLLVSPTEMRLTADQSAFDPIPLTRDDKGRPDLTKLVARFKELKAQLPDQAAITLQTEDLVRYEDLVRIIDECIGSGLPQVSVSAAMG
- a CDS encoding general secretion pathway protein GspE produces the protein MARKRIGELLVEQGAITPAQLEAGLTAQRQTRQRLGVTLIGQGAITEATLAQALSEALGMPQVDLAAITPDWAAVHLLRARFCEQHDLFPFALESVGGRRQLVVAMADPLNLTAIEEIEFTSGLKVSGRVTALSAVRGAILRYYHKVPVAAGPRAGATGPAPARPARPAPPPARAPVPVDDDEEVIVGEELPASEKTQRTSLADLIREREEQAKRRRGGGAGTAAAGEKPKAPAGGVLDDLDYLFGQAAREEPDRLEELERRFWALMRIMARKGLLTNEEFRRELDDEAGEG
- a CDS encoding ATP-binding protein, translating into MKSEVRAVRPPGTPTPDAFQAFFDALDEPAAICDAALRVAAVNPALRRFCESHGMGVDDVEEALAGASAPEDGQSHEVDLVLASGTSLVLTLSRKADTVAVRARVDTEVISGRLVVAERALLEQARTEGVLLDLGRSVAEVGGEEELVAAVARGVKELFPSRSFCIRIVDARTGGLTSLYAEGRLKEGAHEPLVLFQRSVEKTNLALSALPQGRVSISEEVPLLFHGSTRAVSAPLVASGQLFGAINMEYPDGLDADIAHDERVLLQLASQVAVAVKNAKLIDELTFVRKYLEELLEKANALILVVNRDKQVVVFNQALSALTGLAKEQVLGRDLSSLVADSEQLRLAPVLAAAMRGESVNNFETRLLTREGGEVRVSFATSSMLTQPGEVEGVIAIGQDVTVVKELEKRIIHAEKLASIGQLAASVVHEINNPMTAVATYADALLQRSRLTPGANPADQEKLRKILESSHRILRFTRDLVSYARPAQDRPERVALNAVVDMAVGFCEHVVSQARVTVHREYAGDVPPLAAVRANLVQVFVNLITNACHAMPPGGAVHLVTAQEGQEAVVRVRDTGTGIEPRNLSRIFEPFFTTKPEGRGTGLGLSICQGIVENHGGRLSVESTVGQGTTFTVRLPLAVD
- a CDS encoding ExbD/TolR family protein, coding for MGIKVPGKRYGKRLEHSKVFGHGGGHGKKNGNADLLITPLVDMFVIIVLFLIANFSATGEVLMMTKDIVLPEAVNVKEVEMHPVVMVSNDQVSVSGTIVGRVEDLTKDEYLNIPALEEKLRDMKKQFEDLHSMAGGTETFKGDVNIQANKDVQFKVIKRVMFSCATAGYNNINFAVIQAGGEKTAALAH
- a CDS encoding HAD family hydrolase; this encodes MPLGAVLFDLDGTLVDSLGDIAAAMNHALEQHGLPPHPEAAYLRFVGEGVSQLAHRATGGADPALQGRVLATYHGHYDAHLFDRTRPYPGVVDVLQALAADGVRLGVLSNKSDDFVKRLAARLLPGVSFAAVYGERPGIPRKPDPTAALALAAELGVAPAACGFVGDTSVDMDTAKAAGMYGVGVTWGFRPAELEAHGAKAVVSSAADLLAALRSA
- a CDS encoding fatty acid desaturase family protein, with the translated sequence MTNPTRVTFGQRDASFAEDLKRRVSEYFETRNLSQRANGAMYVKALAILGFTFGVYGLLLSGWFGPWAMLGLAVLMGVGIAGIGFCVGHDGVHGSYSDNARVNSVVGLAFDLIGANSYMWRITHNVLHHTYTNIQDMDEDLTVSPQLRLSPHSEWKPYHRAQHLYAFLAYSLTTVFWVFAKDYKYFFQKDLGPYKDKKHAPAEWARLIGMKAVYYGWTLVIPWMVLNVTWWQFAVGLLAMHMTAGFILGIVFQLAHIVEDTAFPLPDPNGTVEDAWMVHQLRTTANFARKNRLLSWYVGGLNYQIEHHLFPKVCSIHYPALSEIVQATAKEHGLPYPESETFLGAVGSHYRMLKQLGRAPAAATEPKLAVAA
- a CDS encoding YqaA family protein, coding for MSSIDPSVPPPQTPPAPTVAPADAPKVSWYRRLYLRVEAAASTPHALATMVAVSVVDGSVFPIPPFAILIPMVLAQPKKWVRYCLLGTLASLVGGLIGYGLGAFVGEGITQLLNIDLDVRVDRFGVSGTVGELLGRNFWVLALLCSILPTPFKIVAIGSGLVSVPLEQFLVASVIGRSVRFFLVGSVVRFFGPTARKWLRV